Proteins encoded in a region of the Triplophysa rosa linkage group LG14, Trosa_1v2, whole genome shotgun sequence genome:
- the rab4b gene encoding ras-related protein Rab-4B has protein sequence MSETYDFLFKFLVIGSAGTGKSCLLHQFIENKFKQDSNHTIGVEFGSRVVNVGGKTVKLQIWDTAGQERFRSVTRSYYRGAAGALLVYDITSRETYNALTNWLTDARTLASPNIAIILCGNKKDLDADREVTFLEASRFAQENELMFLETSALTGENVEEAFLKCARTILSKIESGELDPERMGSGIQYGDASLRQLRQPRGSAAQTKQQCNC, from the exons ATGTCAGAGACATACG ATTTCCTGTTTAAGTTCCTGGTGATTGGCAGCGCTGGGACTGGGAAATCATGCCTACTCCACCAGTTCATAGAGAACAAGT TCAAACAGGACTCCAACCACACCATCGGTGTTGAATTCGGATCCAGGGTTGTCAACGTCGGCGGCAAGACAGTCAAACTGCAGATCTGGGACACAGCCGGACAGGAGCGTTTTAG GTCAGTCACCCGCAGTTACTATCGTGGAGCAGCCGGGGCTCTTCTAGTGTACGACATCACAAG tCGTGAGACCTACAATGCTCTGACTAACTGGCTGACGGATGCACGGACGCTGGCCAGTCCCAACATCGCCATCATTCTGTGCGGAAATAAGAAAGATCTGGATGCAGATCGTGAGGTCACCTTTCTGGAAGCCTCTCGCTTTGCCCAGGAGAACG AGCTGATGTTTTTGGAGACGAGTGCTTTAACTGGGGAGAACGTAGAGGAGGCCTTTCTCAAATGTGCTCGCACCATCCTCAGCAAGATCGAGTCAG GTGAGTTAGACCCGGAGCGGATGGGTTCTGGGATCCAGTATGGCGACGCGTCCCTGAGGCAGCTCAGACAGCCCCGGGGTTCTGCTGCACAGACCAAGCAGCAGTGTAACTGCTAG